A single window of Pyrus communis chromosome 10, drPyrComm1.1, whole genome shotgun sequence DNA harbors:
- the LOC137748529 gene encoding protein IQ-DOMAIN 11: MAKRSWLSIVKRFFVSDTQSKQKNEKRRRWIFGKLKIKGRPSLTAPSPTSPSKERTRNESDEEQSKHAMSVAIASTAAAEAAVAAAHAAVEVVRLTGTQPSSSDQCLEEEAKVLSVTTAQRKATERVQEFAVVKIQTAFRGYLARKALRALKGIVKLQAIIRGRAVRRQAMTTLKCLQSIINIQSHACARRLQTIEDAYYGDEHNEFENLRDKIIRMDSNSQRRWDDSVTSQKEAEAMFLSKKEAMLKRERIREYSYSHRKSAESERNKVNGRWRYWLDQWVDTQLTKSKELEDLDTVFASSARQKEEFGEKQLRMRNFQKQKIQIEGMDSPVFVPRRPSYHKKQCSLGDENLFASSPVVPTYMAATKSAKAKTRSLSSPKVRAGNFDTCSESYSPCKKNISLISSVVSEMPISSTTARRMGKSSSLQQRSPSLRGLASPIKSRQTPKDRSFDSECSISYWDRQSTCR, encoded by the exons ATGGCAAAGAGGAGCTGGCTCAGTATAGTAAAGAGGTTCTTTGTTTCAGACACACAATCCAAGCAAAAAAAT GAGAAGAGAAGGAGATGGATTTTTGGAAAGCTTAAGATCAAAGGACGACCCTCACTAACAGCACCTTCACCAACATCGCCGTCGAAAGAGAGGACACGAAACGAGTCAGATGAAGAACAGAGCAAGCATGCAATGTCTGTGGCTATTGCCAGCACTGCTGCTGCAGAAGCAGCAGTTGCAGCAGCTCATGCTGCTGTTGAGGTTGTACGGCTCACCGGCACCCAACCATCTTCTTCTGACCAATGTTTGGAGGAGGAGGCAAAAGTGTTGTCAGTCACTACAGCTCAAAGAAAGGCAACTGAAAGGGTACAAGAGTTTGCTGTTGTCAAAATACAAACTGCCTTCAGAGGTTACCTT GCAAGGAAAGCTTTGAGAGCACTGAAGGGTATAGTGAAGCTACAAGCCATTATCCGAGGACGGGCTGTGAGACGCCAAGCAATGACTACGCTCAAGTGCTTGCAGTCCATAATAAACATCCAATCGCATGCCTGCGCAAGGCGACTCCAAACCATTGAAGACGCTTACTATGGTGATGAACAcaatgagtttgaaaatttgagagaCAAGATAATAAGG ATGGATTCAAACAGCCAAAGAAGGTGGGATGACAGCGTTACTTCACAGAAAGAGGCAGAGGCCATGTTTCTAAGCAAGAAAGAAGCTATGCTCAAGAGAGAACGGATAAGGGAATACTCGTATAGTCATCGG AAGTCAGCAGAATCAGAGAGAAACAAGGTGAACGGAAGATGGAGATACTGGTTGGACCAATGGGTAGACACACAACTTACTAAAAGTAAAGAGCTTGAGGACTTGGACACAGTTTTTGCTTCAAGCGCAAGGCAAAAAGAGGAATTTGGGGAAAAACAACTTAGGATGAGAAACTTTCAGAAACAAAAAATTCAGATCGAAGGAATGGATTCTCCGGTTTTTGTTCCAAGAAGACCTTCGTACCACAAAAAGCAGTGCTCGTTAGGGGATGAGAATTTGTTCGCAAGCTCTCCTGTTGTTCCAACTTACATGGCTGCAACAAAATCTGCCAAGGCAAAAACAAGGTCTCTAAGTTCCCCCAAGGTAAGGGCAGGGAATTTTGATACTTGTTCAGAAAGCTACTCGCCATGCAAGAAGAACATCTCTCTTATATCTTCTGTAGTCAGTGAAATGCCGATAAGCAGTACTACCGCACGAAGAATGGGAAAGTCCAGTAGTCTCCAGCAACGATCTCCGAGCTTGAGGGGCCTTGCAAGTCCTATAAAATCAAGGCAGACTCCGAAGGATCGAAGCTTCGACTCAGAGTGCTCAATCTCATATTGGGATAGACAAAGCACATGCAGATGA